ttgtttggttgttttttttttttttttccttcccttatttagttttcctttttagaAATCAATGTTAGcggttttcctttttgttagCGTAATGAACGGAAAAGAAAGCACAATTCCAACAACAGAAAATGAAGGCTTTTTATCGCTGTTTTGTTTTGCTGTTTGGTTGGACGGTTTATTGCTAATTTGCTTGCTCATTTATAGATTATAAACCAAATATcaccctttatttatttatttttaggataaATTCGAAAAATTAGTGGAGccaaaaacacacaaaaagacaaaaaataaaaaataaatNCATTAACGATGTCGAATTTTGCCACGTCATCGTGTTTGAGAGAAGATTGAAGATCCTCAACTCGCGTTTAAATACATTATAATTTTGGTTTaagataatttattaaataaagtcccaataatttttttaatatatatttagttcaGATAGTTGGTGGAGGAAAGTCACACGTcccctaatttagggaatgatcatgagtctttaattaaataatattatctccattaattcgaggtcttttgaaaaaattcaaaccaaaaccatgagagcttctACTCGAAGTAGACAATATGATACCATTGTAGccgagtcgtgttcgtctaatatgacatcagagtcatgccctaaacttagtcagaccaataaaatcttcaaatgtcgaaaggactctaaaagaaaaggagtcgaggccaatagaatcctcaaatgtcgaacaaatgactccaaaagaaaaggagtcgagtcgaCGACTCCTcaaaggcatagtaaaaatgactaaaactccaaaagaaaagaagtcgagccttaATTAAGGGAagacatactttgttcgagagagGTGTTggtggatgaaagtcccacatcggctatctcaaagcaaagccatgagagcttatgttcaaagtggatattatcatactattgtggagagtcgtgttcgtctaacaaacataattaatcTCGTGACTCTGACATTCTTATAACcgtcttataatttttttaagaggtcacccaacataaaattacttcaaataaaacacgtttaattttggaatttttatgGTTGAGTTTTTGCCATCTCAAGTTTTTTAGTCCCATCAAGCCCTCCTCTCTCGGGTCTAGCCCTCTTACTCCACTCGTTATCGTATAAACGAGCATTAGAGCGAGCCAAACAAGCCTTCAATTAAGAGTAAACAAGAAAATCACAAcagataaaatagaaaataattataagtaTTGATTAATCATTCTTTTACTCAAAGTTAATTTCTAATTATNAAGTCACACGTCCCCTAGAGAATGATTATGGgtctttaattaaataatactatctccattggtatgaggtttTTTTTGAGGAAattcaaagcaaaaccatgagagcttatactcgaagtggacaatatgatACCATTGTAGccgagtcgtgttcgtctaatatggcatcagagtcatgccctaaacttagtcaaaccaatagaatcctcaaatgtcgaacaaatgactccaaaagaaaaggagtcgaggccaatagaatcctcaaatgtcgaacaaaggactccaaaagaaaaggagtcgagtcgaCGACTCCTcaaaggcatagtaaaaatgactaaaactccaaaagaaaaggagtcgagccttaaTTAAGGGAagacatactttgttcgagagagGTGTTggtggatgaaagtcccacatcggctatctcaaagcaaagccatgagagcttatgttcaaagtggatattatcatactattgtggagagtcgtgttcgtctaacaaacataattaatcTCGTGACTCTGACATTCTTATAACcgtcttataatttttttaagaggtcacccaacataaaattacttcaaataaaacacgtttaattttggaatttttatgGTTGAGTTTTTGCCATCTCAAGTTTTTTAGTCCCATCAAGCCCTCCTCTCTCGGGTCTAGCCCTCTTACTCCACTCGTTATCGTATAAACGAGCATTAGAGCGAGCCAAACAAGCCTTCAATTAAGAGTAAACAAGAAAATCACAAcagataaaatagaaaataattataagtaTTGATTAATCATTCTTTTACTCAAAGTTAATTTCTAATTATCTCCCACCAAATTAAAACCCTTAATTAACACACAAACACAAGCATCTTTTGGAAAGTCTCTTTTGCaatgaaataataatggaCCCATTGGTGGGTGTGATGGCTTTGTTTGGgatttcatcattttaattGACCGAGTAATTATCAGGGTTACTTTCAATCGAACGTTATCAGGGTTACTTTCAATCGAACGTGGTATCAATTTATTCATGTATCTCTTTTTGACTCGAGTGTCACAAGAGATAATGGTTCGATTcgacataaatttcaatttatatcAATAAGATCAAATAGAGTGAAGATATTTTCCCAGATTAAAAGATACATtgtcatatatatttgaaattcatttaatttttttgaaaaaaagcGAAACAATCCCGCCCACAACATAATATATTTGGAACGATCTTGATGTGATTAAACAACATAAATCATTTTCTATAGAAAATGTGATGCATAATCAAAATattctcttttcattatttatcgTCGGTCGTGATGGTCTGCCTCATAGTGTactaagaaaattttataaattttagttcgTGAGACTAAAAAAGTCTagttctatttaaaaaaaaaaaatgtttttcaaaataaaaagggtAGATTCGTAATATTACCTTTTTAGATCCACTTAACTCGTATTCATGGTATTCaatgattttgaaaagataAATGGCAGTGTAACATAAAGAAAACGTGTTGAAAGATGGTCAACTTTTGAGGGAGGGAAAGCGTTTCAATAAGAGCCCTATTTCCCTCGTTGCGACCTcagtattaaaataaaagcacaaagaaattgtttgaTAAGTTGTCGGGTGTAGCACACTACATGTTAGGCACAGATGAATCGAGATAGAAGTTGGTGGATATGTAACACCACATGAATAAACCAGTactacatttaaataaaaatggtccAAGATGTTTAAAGGATTGATAATTacatttagaaatatttaaagcatttttattgagaaatcgaaattttaaattaaatattatattaataaaaatatccatacACTCtgtaatttatctaaaaaattatttagttttttttggagtttcaataatatttgacGTAAAATatacctttttaaaaaatactccaatttttttaaaaatattaaaatattttagattaaattttaaaaatagcattaatatctttatttattttttcaacatattattaatttatatttgagataaaatattaagtagagagagagagagagggaaagggTAATTTGGGTAATGGAAAAATAGGCGAAAGAACTTGAGAATCTGTGAAAAATAACTGCCTTTACAAATACTGTGGCTTTTGACCATCTCTTATTCCGGAGATAACGgtttaaacaaaactaacaTCCATATTCACCGTCCAATAAACCATCGCCACGTGTCACTTTCCCGCTCTCTCCCCCCCCTCCTATAAAATCATGCCTCTTAACAACTTGCAGCTAGTTTCCCGAAGGCTGAGCCCCTCTTCAATTTTCCCGCCCCTTCGAATTTTCCCGAGAAAATtccgagaaaagaaaatcctctctgtttctttgatCTGTGTGAGAGCGAGAGAGTTAGAAGTGTGAAGAACAACTGAAGCAATGGCGACGATGGCAGTTTCGGGAGCCACAGCCGCAGCCACCCCCACACCCGCGGCCGCCGCCACTGAAAcacagaagaagaacagaatcCAGGTTTCCAACACCAAGAAACCCCTCTTCTTCTACGTTAATCTTGCTaaggtatatatatactaatcCTTCTTCTTTCGTTTGATTTTAATCACTGAGAATTCTgattttgttctgttcttgtttCGTTCTCAAGAAATGGAatcgaaaatatataatgTAAGAACGATCCATCAATCtgtgttcttctttttgtgaTCTGAACAAATTTACTGTTGATGATTGTTGGGATGGAgtttggctaatttaggaaatgatcataggtttaattaagccttttggggaaaccaaaagtcaCGAGAACtcatgttcaaagtggacaatatcatactactgtagagattcgtgattcctaacatgatataAGAGTCAtgtcaaagtagataatatcataccattgtggagagtcttgatttttaacatggtataagagtcatgTCAAAGTGGGTAATATCGTACttttgtggagagtcatgatttCTAACAGGGTATAAGAGTCAtgtcaaagtagataatatcactctattgtggagagtcgtgattcctaacatagtattagagtcatgctcttaacttagtTATGTTAATAGAATTTTCAAGCGTTGTATAatgaagttgtgagcctcgaaaaTGTAGCCAAAAGTGActctcgaacaaagggtgtactttgttcgaggactccagaaaaggagttgagccttgATTAACAGGAGGCTGTTCAAGGACTCCATAGGACTcgagggaggctctatagtgtactttgtttgaggtgATGATTGTTGAGAGGGGTTATGCTTcatacgaggccttttggataaaccaaaagcaaagtcatgagaacttTCATAATCATccgattttgatttttctatgTTGTTTGGTTGCTTTTGGTGACAACGAGTTTTTTACGTAATTGTTCTGATTCTTGATTCAGAGGTACATTCAACAACACAATGAGGTGGAGCTTTCTGCCTTGGGAATGGGTACTGTTTTAATTTTCCTCTTATCGATATACATTGTTCTTGACGAATCATATCTGATaaacttttggttttcttgcATCGAATCCTTCGAATTGTTACAGCAATCACTACGGTTGTCACAATTGCAGAGATTCTAAAGAATAATGGACTGGCTACAGAGAAGagtaattctttttcttcatctttaaCACTAATTTTTGTTGGTAATATAAAATGGTGATGATTATTGATATTCGTATGGTTTTGCTATGAAATAGAAGTTTTGACTTCCACCGTGGgcatgaaagatgaaaacaaaGGCCGTTTGGTTCAGAAAGCCAAGGTTGGTTCATTTGcgaatttttatcaaattttctcGTTTTGACATCAAATTGCTCTgttttgtgatagattgagaTAGTTCTGGGGAAGTCGGAGAAATTTGATTCTCTGATGACTGCGGCTACGGCAGTACcagaggcggcggcggcgacaACAGCGGTGGCGGcagcgacggcgacggcgacggcggctcctgctgctgctgaagagaaaaaagaagaggaaagcAAGGAGGAGCAGTAGGGGGAGGAGGAGAGGTGAATTTGAATGTTACATTGTTGTAGTTTAAGAATCACATTGCAATGTTATAGGATaggttgttttcttctttttttctt
The nucleotide sequence above comes from Cucurbita pepo subsp. pepo cultivar mu-cu-16 chromosome LG11, ASM280686v2, whole genome shotgun sequence. Encoded proteins:
- the LOC111804826 gene encoding uncharacterized protein At2g34160-like is translated as MATMAVSGATAAATPTPAAAATETQKKNRIQVSNTKKPLFFYVNLAKRYIQQHNEVELSALGMAITTVVTIAEILKNNGLATEKKVLTSTVGMKDENKGRLVQKAKIEIVLGKSEKFDSLMTAATAVPEAAAATTAVAVSFVRSFVNWIAILPLLSTSRNQKLKLDGSLLELE